A part of Gemmatimonas groenlandica genomic DNA contains:
- a CDS encoding zinc ribbon domain-containing protein — MSRSLDDLDRLAFRLSRTVRTQYPHLLTQGFTLTDLEERLLPFREARREMADGGADAFERAVLRLIAGERGYLQTESGLQAACTQALASPSPSMSLVRAWATTSLTLAQQATTVGTERMATPPATDISDRSGESKPETKPCGCRFCGNRLPENRRMTFCPHCGMDLTKRQCPACSTELDVNWRFCVTCGRSADLPDIAIPIRRAS; from the coding sequence GTGTCACGCTCGCTGGACGATCTCGATCGTCTTGCCTTCCGGCTCTCGCGTACGGTTCGGACGCAGTATCCGCATCTCCTGACGCAGGGCTTCACGCTCACTGATCTCGAGGAACGGCTCCTGCCCTTCCGTGAGGCGCGTCGTGAAATGGCCGACGGTGGCGCCGACGCCTTCGAGCGGGCGGTGCTCCGCCTCATCGCCGGGGAGCGCGGCTATCTCCAGACCGAGTCGGGACTGCAAGCGGCCTGTACGCAGGCCCTCGCCTCACCCTCACCCTCGATGTCGTTGGTGCGCGCGTGGGCGACGACCTCGCTGACGCTGGCCCAACAGGCGACCACGGTCGGCACGGAGCGGATGGCGACGCCGCCCGCCACCGACATCAGCGATCGGTCGGGTGAGTCGAAGCCGGAAACCAAGCCCTGCGGCTGTCGCTTCTGCGGCAACCGACTGCCCGAGAACCGCCGCATGACGTTCTGCCCGCATTGCGGCATGGACCTCACCAAGCGGCAGTGCCCCGCCTGCAGCACCGAGCTCGACGTGAACTGGCGCTTTTGCGTGACCTGCGGTCGCAGCGCCGACCTGCCGGATATCGCGATACCGATCCGTCGCGCCAGCTAG
- a CDS encoding ribonuclease H family protein encodes MSAKYPLVAVFADESCLGNGKIGDTPGGLGALIEFRKADGTVQRFDLWASEPDTTNNRMALRSVIDSYQAMSRKGNPLSVLFTTDSRYIVDGMTSWVRGWMARGWKRAQGPVENVELWQAAVEAVAMHETQWAWVKGHAGHPQNEYANHLATRAAAVQDRSDGLVVSSFEEWWAAQPVRANTKRAPLSPFPAPDAFAPAPALPGAKTARRMT; translated from the coding sequence GTGAGCGCGAAGTATCCGCTGGTGGCGGTGTTTGCCGACGAATCCTGCCTTGGCAACGGCAAGATTGGTGATACTCCCGGCGGACTCGGCGCGCTGATCGAATTCCGAAAGGCCGACGGCACCGTGCAGCGATTCGACCTGTGGGCCTCGGAACCCGACACCACGAACAACCGGATGGCGCTGCGATCGGTGATCGACAGCTACCAGGCGATGTCGCGGAAGGGTAACCCGCTGTCGGTCCTGTTCACGACCGACTCCCGCTACATCGTGGACGGGATGACGTCGTGGGTGCGGGGATGGATGGCGCGGGGCTGGAAACGGGCGCAGGGACCCGTGGAGAACGTGGAGCTCTGGCAGGCGGCAGTGGAGGCCGTGGCCATGCACGAGACGCAATGGGCGTGGGTGAAAGGGCACGCCGGCCATCCTCAGAACGAATACGCCAATCATCTGGCGACCCGGGCGGCCGCCGTGCAGGACCGCTCGGATGGACTCGTCGTGTCGTCGTTCGAGGAGTGGTGGGCCGCGCAGCCGGTCCGGGCCAACACCAAGCGGGCCCCACTGTCACCATTTCCTGCGCCGGACGCCTTCGCACCGGCTCCCGCGTTACCCGGGGCCAAGACTGCGCGTCGGATGACGTAA